A genome region from Setaria italica strain Yugu1 chromosome III, Setaria_italica_v2.0, whole genome shotgun sequence includes the following:
- the LOC101757678 gene encoding TPD1 protein homolog 1A — protein MAWPINLTAAIFLLLLVAQVESQGCTPSSISVQQTNTGKTVGGIDTVFQVTVTNRCRCAVKNVYLRSNGFSSSTPVDPKLFRRAGSGYLLGDGRQIPSSKSVTFQYAWDHYFKMAPASVQAQC, from the exons ATGGCGTGGCCCATCAATCTTACTGCTGCAATCTTTCTGCTACTCCTGGTTGCCCAAG TGGAAAGCCAGGGGTGTACGCCGTCGAGCATCAGCGTCCAGCAAACCAACACCGGTAAGACGGTTGGTGGGATCGACACGGTGTTTCAGGTGACGGTGACCAACCGGTGCCGGTGCGCAGTGAAGAACGTCTACCTCCGGTCCAACGGCTTCTCAAGCTCCACCCCTGTCGACCCGAAGCTCTTCCGGCGGGCCGGGTCCGGTTACCTCCTCGGCGACGGCCGGCAGATCCCGAGCTCCAAGTCTGTCACCTTCCAGTATGCTTGGGACCATTACTTCAAGATGGCGCCAGCAAGCGTGCAGGCCCAGTGCTAG
- the LOC101781577 gene encoding subtilisin-like protease SBT1.8 → MEVHASLLFTSLVLIGLLSHTTQPITHGKCEGSSWCTYIVRVHPPPNFSMDMSRMSLEDWYRSFLPPRMARSKPQSPFIHTYREAILGFAVNLTKDEAEYIKTNDGVLMVYQDNLIPLFTTHTPDFLSLRPNGGAWNSLGMGEGIIIGLLDTGIDFAHTSFDDASMATPPAKWRGTCKFGSVKCNKKLIGGKSLIGGENNPDAPHDDVGHGTHTASTAAGRFVQGASVLGSGNGTAAGMAPHAHLAMYKVCNEQGCYGSDILAGMEAAIADGVDILSLSLGGRPQAFHEDIIAIGSFSAMKKGIFVSCSAGNSGPLPKTLSNEEPWVLTVGASTMDRQMKAVVKLGDGRSFVGESAYQPSNLASLPVMFELDGSGNMTGKVVACELEGSQVEIGQFIKDNGGSGMIVLGAEGSGHTTFAAANVLPASFLNSPDATAVRQYIKTSSKPTASIIFNGTALGTAPAPVVAYFSSRGPSTASPGILKPDIIGPGVNVIAAWPFKVGPNTADGHGKVFNSMSGTSMSAPHLSGIAAIIKSAHPDWSPAAIKSAIMTTAYVVYDNKKPILDEKFNPAGHFSIGAGHVNPSEVINPGLVYDTDVEQYILYLCGLGYTDSEVEIITHQKGVCSKGTKIAEAELNYPSIASRASAGKLVVNRTVTNVGDAMSSYTVEIDMPKEVKATVSPTKLEFTEAQESKTFTVSLIWDASKTKNAEGSFKWVSNKHVVRSPIVIF, encoded by the coding sequence ATGGAGGTCCATGCTAGTCTCCTATTCACCTCCCTTGTTCTCATAGGCCTCCTATCTCACACCACCCAACCCATCACCCATGGAAAATGTGAAGGATCTAGTTGGTGCACATATATTGTACGTGTGCACCCTCCTCCAAACTTTTCCATGGACATGAGCCGCATGAGCCTTGAGGACTGGTATAGATCATTCCTCCCACCGCGAATGGCTAGATCCAAGCCTCAATCGCCATTCATACACACATATAGAGAAGCCATTCTTGGGTTTGCCGTGAACCTCACAAAAGATGAGGCCGAATACATCAAGACCAATGATGGGGTCCTTATGGTGTACCAAGACAACCTAATTCCACTCTTCACAACCCACACACCAGATTTCCTTAGCCTACGGCCAAATGGAGGGGCTTGGAATAGCTTAGGAATGGGTGAAGGAATCATCATTGGGCTCCTAGACACGGGCATAGACTTTGCTCATACATCTTTTGATGATGCTAGCATGGCCACACCACCTGCTAAATGGCGTGGAACCTGCAAGTTTGGAAGTGTTAAGTGCAACAAGAAGCTTATTGGCGGAAAGTCATTGATTGGTGGTGAGAATAATCCTGACGCTCCACACGATGATGTCGGCCATGGAACACACACTGCTAGCACAGCTGCTGGCAGGTTTGTGCAAGGTGCCAGTGTGCTTGGTAGTGGCAATGGTACGGCGGCTGGCATGGCCCCACATGCGCACCTAGCCATGTACAAGGTATGCAATGAGCAGGGCTGTTATGGCTCTGATATCCTTGCTGGAATGGAAGCCGCTATTGCTGATGGTGTTGATATCTTGTCTTTATCACTCGGCGGTCGTCCACAAGCCTTCCATGAAGATATTATTGCCATTGGATCCTTTTCTGCCATGAAGAAAGGGATATTTGTGAGTTGTTCTGCAGGAAATTCTGGTCCACTTCCCAAGACATTGAGCAATGAAGAACCATGGGTGCTGACTGTGGGTGCAAGCACAATGGACCGGCAAATGAAAGCCGTTGTGAAGCTAGGCGACGGCCGCTCATTTGTTGGTGAGTCAGCCTACCAACCATCTAACCTTGCTTCTTTACCAGTGATGTTTGAACTTGATGGTTCTGGAAACATGACCGGGAAAGTGGTTGCTTGCGAGCTTGAAGGCTCTCAAGTTGAGATTGGTCAATTTATCAAGGATAATGGTGGTTCTGGGATGATAGTACTGGGAGCTGAGGGTAGTGGCCACACAACTTTTGCTGCAGCCAATGTCCTCCCCGCCTCATTTCTGAATTCCCCAGATGCTACTGCGGTCAGGCAGTACATTAAGACATCCAGCAAGCCAACAGCCTCAATCATTTTCAATGGCACGGCATTGGGAACCGCTCCAGCTCCTGTAGTTGCTTACTTCTCATCTCGAGGGCCTAGTACAGCAAGCCCTGGTATTCTTAAGCCTGACATCATCGGACCTGGAGTGAATGTCATCGCAGCATGGCCATTCAAAGTAGGACCAAATACAGCTGATGGACATGGTAAGGTCTTCAACTCCATGTCTGGAACATCAATGTCTGCACCTCACCTTAGTGGCATTGCAGCTATTATCAAGAGTGCACATCCTGATTGGTCACCTGCGGCGATCAAGTCAGCCATCATGACAACAGCCTATGTTGTTTATGATAACAAAAAGCCTATCCTTGATGAGAAATTCAATCCGGCTGGTCATTTCAGTATTGGTGCTGGACATGTTAACCCTTCAGAGGTTATCAATCCAGGTCTAGTATATGACACTGATGTGGAGCAATACATTTTGTATCTCTGTGGCCTAGGTTACACAGATTCTGAAGTCGAGATAATCACACATCAGAAAGGTGTCTGCAGCAAAGGAACAAAAATAGCGGAAGCTGAGCTGAACTACCCTTCGATTGCATCAAGGGCAAGTGCTGGCAAACTTGTTGTGAACCGTACTGTCACAAACGTTGGCGATGCGATGTCGTCTTATACCGTTGAGATTGACATGCCCAAGGAAGTTAAGGCGACAGTGTCTCCAACAAAGCTAGAATTCACTGAGGCGCAGGAGAGTAAAACATTTACTGTAAGCTTAATCTGGGATGCTAGCAAAACTAAGAATGCTGAGGGAAGCTTCAAGTGGGTCTCTAACAAGCATGTTGTGAGGAGCCCCATTGTAATATTCTAA
- the LOC111256766 gene encoding uncharacterized protein LOC111256766 yields the protein MVFSSSAPQPPPASGWAGLPRDVLWSVFTALGQREVLSGAGLACAPWWRLARHEPAFWRQIDLTTAPDDFTVEVDDDEDTSDEESMWSLFGGDDDDLQGGQIDLTTAPDDFTLEVDDDEDTSDEESMWNLFGGDDDDLRGGQIDLTTARDDFTLEVDDDEDTSDEESMWSLFGGDDDDLPVPIRICEEKTPSKDCDDSSAWKAMALAAVDRSSGKCEAFWGRADVEVLLYLADRASSMKSLRVASHYDVSSEVFAELIKKFPLLEELELVLKYDAIDTKSEQPFTNSLVELFQSTCKACCHLQHFTVRCAGKKQGSDSPTHFSIPMMHGLHSVELSGDSLTKDVVMQIVDNCPSLKSLNISDVHYQDRWDEKLLRNKCYRIKNLRLPSGWFHDYDSDESLFDVS from the exons ATGGTCTTCTCTTCCtccgcgccgcagccgccgccggcgagtggCTGGGCTGGCCTTCCACGAGACGTCCTGTGGTCTGTCTTCACCGCGTTGGGGCAGCGCGAGGTCCTCTCCGGCGCTGGGCTCGCGTGCGCTCCGTGGTGGCGACTCGCGCGCCACGAGCCCGCCTTCTGGCGGCAGATCGATCTGACGACCGCGCCGGACGACTTCACGGTGGAGGTcgacgacgatgaagacacCAGCGACGAAGAAAGCATGTGGAGCTTgttcggcggcgacgacgacgaccttcAAGGCGGGCAGATCGATCTGACGACCGCGCCGGACGACTTCACGTTGGAGGTcgacgacgatgaagacacCAGCGACGAAGAAAGCATGTGGAACTTgttcggcggcgacgacgacgaccttcGAGGCGGGCAGATCGATCTGACGACCGCGCGGGACGACTTCACGTTGGAGGTcgacgacgatgaagacacCAGCGACGAAGAAAGTATGTGGAGCTTgttcggcggcgacgacgacgaccttcCTGTTCCTATTCGTATCTGCGAGGAGAAAACGCCCAGCAAGGACTGCGACGACTCGTCGGCATGGAAGGCGATGGCGCTAGCTGCCGTCGACCGCAGCTCAGGAAAGTGCGAGGCTTTCTGGGGCCGCGCCGACGTTGAGGTCCTGCTCTACCTCGCCGACAG GGCGTCATCTATGAAAAGCCTCCGTGTGGCATCACATTACGATGTGTCCTCTGAAGTATTTGCTGAGCTGATCAAGAAATTCCCTCTGCTCGAGGAGCTAGAGCTAGTGCTAAAATATGATGCCATTGACACCAAGTCAGAACAACCATTTACCAATTCCTTGGTGGAGCTGTTCCAATCCACTTGTAAAGCTTGCTGCCATCTACAGCATTTCACGGTGCGCTGTGCTGGCAAAAAGCAGGGCTCTGACAGCCCAACGCATTTTTCAATTCCAATGATGCACGGCCTACACTCTGTCGAACTTTCTGGTGACAGCTTAACCAAGGATGTGGTGATGCAGATTGTCGACAACTGCCCTAGCCTCAAGTCTCTGAACATTAGTGACGTGCACTACCAAGACCGGTGGGACGAGAAGTTGCTGAGGAACAAGTGCTATAGGATAAAAAATCTCAGACTTCCATCTGGGTGGTTTCATGACTATGATAGCGATGAATCACTATTTGACGTGTCATGA